In a single window of the Drosophila albomicans strain 15112-1751.03 chromosome 3, ASM965048v2, whole genome shotgun sequence genome:
- the LOC117572677 gene encoding plasma membrane ascorbate-dependent reductase CYBRD1-like: MIVFKLLYVLAQLCGLAMIVLVGIWIFEHYGGLDFSSNPKIEFNWHPFFMTIGFIYLYGNSILIYRAFYTLRKKTLKLIHAFIHMSAFILTVIALKTVFDSHDFANPPIPNMYSLHSWLGLSAVIIFGMQFVIGFVAFLWPGMKMNFKIALMPLHIYFGLFGFVLAIATALMGLTEKAIFSLGSKYSTLPTAGVLANVIGVLYVIFGALVVYLATEPAYKRKPLPEDSAPISE, from the coding sequence ATGATCGTCTTTAAGCTTCTCTATGTGCTGGCTCAGCTGTGTGGCCTGGCGATGATTGTGTTAGTTGGCATCTGGATTTTCGAGCACTATGGTGGACTGGACTTTTCATCGAATCCGAAGATCGAGTTTAACTGGCATCCGTTCTTTATGACTATTGGATTTATCTACTTGTATGGGAATTCTATTCTTATCTATCGCGCCTTTTACACCCTGCGCAAGAAGACGCTGAAACTCATCCACGCTTTCATACATATGTCTGCCTTCATCCTTACTGTGATTGCCCTGAAGACCGTATTTGATTCTCATGATTTCGCCAATCCTCCGATTCCCAATATGTATTCACTGCACTCGTGGTTGGGTCTCTCGGCTGTGATCATTTTTGGCATGCAGTTCGTTATTGGTTTCGTCGCCTTTCTGTGGCCGGGAATGAAGATGAATTTCAAGATTGCTCTGATGCCGCTGCACATCTATTTCGGACTCTTTGGCTTTGTGTTGGCCATTGCCACCGCTTTAATGGGACTCACGGAGAAGGCCATCTTCTCCCTGGGATCCAAGTATTCCACGTTGCCCACAGCTGGAGTACTGGCCAACGTTATTGGTGTGCTCTATGTAATCTTTGGCGCCCTCGTTGTTTACCTGGCCACAGAGCCAGCCTATAAGCGGAAACCTCTGCCCGAGGACTCGGCTCCTATCAGTGAATAG